A single window of Acidobacteriota bacterium DNA harbors:
- a CDS encoding acyl-CoA dehydrogenase family protein, protein MILELTPAQLEFQHAIEQFARTDVEPVASHIDESGEFPVTLLKHAGEHGLMGVTVPQAWGGGGRDYLSYALAVEAVSRASATVGVILIVNNSLVAEVLARFGADVHKERWLRALATGQAVGSFGLSEENAGTDAANVEMQATLVEDGKAYSLNGRKVWVACAEVSNVALVFAVTRPGQRAHGITAFLVPMSTPGIERTARADSLGVRGLGCMDLTFSDVRVPADHVVGAVNEGFKVAMWALEGGRVAIAAQALGIGQAALDEALHHAKHRHTFGKPIAEYEAIQFMLADMATELDAARMLTWKAASLKATQTSIVTEAAQAKLAASVAAHQAADKAMQILASAGYRRGSRVERYFRDARATEIYQGTSETQRMVIAERVLGIRRHG, encoded by the coding sequence ATGATCCTTGAACTCACTCCCGCCCAATTGGAATTCCAGCACGCGATCGAGCAGTTCGCCCGGACCGACGTCGAGCCGGTGGCTTCGCACATCGACGAGAGCGGCGAATTCCCCGTGACGTTGCTGAAGCACGCTGGGGAGCACGGCCTGATGGGCGTCACCGTGCCGCAGGCGTGGGGTGGTGGCGGACGCGACTACTTGAGCTATGCCCTGGCCGTGGAGGCCGTCTCACGCGCGAGCGCGACGGTCGGCGTCATCCTGATCGTGAACAACTCGCTTGTCGCCGAGGTGCTGGCGCGATTCGGCGCCGATGTCCACAAGGAGCGATGGCTGCGGGCGTTGGCCACCGGGCAGGCGGTGGGCTCCTTCGGGCTCTCGGAGGAAAACGCCGGCACCGATGCCGCCAACGTCGAGATGCAGGCGACGCTGGTCGAGGATGGAAAGGCGTACAGCCTCAACGGGCGCAAGGTCTGGGTCGCGTGCGCCGAAGTCTCCAACGTCGCGCTGGTGTTCGCGGTGACGCGGCCAGGTCAGCGCGCGCACGGCATCACGGCGTTTCTCGTCCCGATGAGCACACCGGGCATCGAGCGCACCGCACGGGCCGACTCGCTGGGCGTCCGCGGCCTTGGGTGCATGGACCTCACGTTCAGCGATGTCCGTGTACCGGCCGACCATGTGGTGGGCGCGGTCAACGAGGGCTTCAAGGTGGCCATGTGGGCGCTCGAAGGCGGCCGCGTCGCCATCGCGGCGCAGGCGCTCGGCATCGGCCAGGCCGCGCTCGACGAGGCGCTGCACCACGCGAAGCACCGTCACACGTTTGGCAAGCCCATCGCGGAGTACGAGGCCATCCAGTTCATGCTGGCCGACATGGCCACCGAGCTCGACGCGGCGCGCATGCTCACCTGGAAGGCCGCGTCACTGAAAGCGACGCAGACCAGCATCGTGACCGAAGCCGCGCAGGCGAAATTGGCGGCGTCGGTGGCCGCGCACCAGGCGGCCGACAAGGCGATGCAGATCCTGGCGTCGGCCGGCTACCGGCGCGGATCCAGGGTTGAGCGCTACTTCCGCGACGCGCGTGCGACAGAAATCTACCAGGGCACTTCGGAAACCCAGCGCATGGTGATCGCCGAGCGTGTGCTGGGCATCCGGCGCCACGGGTAG
- a CDS encoding HIT domain-containing protein yields MSKAGDAEGCVFCEAVANAENARLVVYRGKTAFVILNMFPYNSGHLMVVPARHIATLGAASPAERAEMIELTSLAETALGEAYRPQGLNVGMNLGRAAGAGIVDHVHIHVVPRWNGDTNFVSVVGEVRVLPEDLDQSAARLRPVFERLGHTP; encoded by the coding sequence GTGAGCAAGGCCGGTGACGCGGAGGGGTGCGTCTTCTGCGAGGCGGTCGCCAATGCCGAAAATGCCCGTCTCGTCGTGTACCGGGGCAAAACCGCCTTTGTCATCCTGAACATGTTTCCCTACAACAGCGGGCATCTCATGGTGGTGCCGGCGCGCCATATCGCGACGCTGGGCGCGGCGTCGCCGGCGGAACGTGCCGAGATGATCGAACTGACGTCGCTCGCCGAGACGGCGCTTGGTGAGGCGTACCGCCCGCAGGGACTGAATGTCGGGATGAACCTCGGCCGGGCCGCCGGCGCCGGCATCGTGGATCACGTGCACATCCACGTCGTGCCCCGCTGGAATGGGGACACCAATTTCGTCTCGGTCGTCGGCGAAGTGCGGGTGCTTCCGGAGGATCTCGATCAATCCGCCGCACGCCTGAGGCCGGTGTTCGAGCGATTGGGCCATACACCATGA
- a CDS encoding integration host factor subunit beta produces the protein MTRHRVARVPRGSSPCRESSMTKAELVEEVSRVSDLTKKHSEVIVDTVFRSIIEALQKGQKIELRGFGSFRLRQREPRKGRNPKTGARVDVPPKRVPYFKPGKELKDLINHELEVQPAAGPGAADVFPTSNENPPPAAS, from the coding sequence GTGACTCGACATCGGGTCGCGCGCGTCCCCCGGGGGTCATCCCCCTGCCGCGAGTCATCCATGACCAAGGCCGAACTCGTCGAAGAAGTTTCGCGCGTGTCAGACCTCACGAAGAAACACTCCGAGGTCATTGTCGACACGGTCTTCCGCAGCATCATCGAGGCGCTCCAGAAGGGCCAGAAGATCGAGCTGCGGGGGTTCGGGAGTTTTCGCCTCAGGCAGCGCGAGCCGCGCAAGGGGCGCAATCCGAAGACGGGCGCCCGCGTGGACGTGCCGCCCAAGCGCGTGCCGTATTTCAAGCCAGGCAAGGAACTGAAGGACCTGATCAACCACGAGTTGGAGGTCCAGCCGGCCGCTGGCCCGGGCGCGGCCGATGTGTTTCCGACCTCAAACGAGAACCCGCCGCCGGCCGCGTCCTGA
- a CDS encoding 30S ribosomal protein S1 gives MANEDGTNSPDLAVQTGESTGRTSKSQPIKTLKPKGGMHDDDVDPEEMARLLDLYDQSFRNISEGEVVKGTVLKVTASEVIVDVGYKSEGVIAVGEFFDETGQITVQPGDLVDVLLERTEDKDGYVVLSREKAEKMKIWDEIEKAYADRKVVIGRVIERIKGGLAVDIGVRAFLPGSQVDVRPVRNLDALKNQELRMRVIKVNKKRGNIVLSRKVLLEEENAEKKKYTLATLAEGKVLRGTVKNITDYGAFIDLGGIDGLLHITDMSWGRVGHPSEIFKVNDEIDVIVLKYDPTTERVSLGHKQLMADPWSNVTDRYPVGARMSGKVVSLTDYGAFIELEPGVEGLIHVSEMTWSKRVKHPSKILNQGDPVEAMVLGVDPSARRISLGLKQIESNPWHELASRYPVGARIVGKVRNLTEFGAFVEVEEDIDGLIHISDMSWSKRIKHPSEVLKKGDKVEAIVLNIDAENQRLSLGLKQLATDIWDEFFSQHQVGDTIDGKVVRMTNFGAFVELAEGIEGLIHVSEFDDQLEEKIELEVEKTYPMKIIKLSPSERKIGLSIRAMRLDQDRADWATYSDSTGKPQATLADHFRLQQRDEK, from the coding sequence ATGGCGAACGAAGACGGTACGAACAGCCCGGATCTGGCAGTGCAGACGGGAGAATCGACCGGCAGGACATCAAAGTCCCAGCCGATCAAGACGCTGAAGCCAAAGGGGGGGATGCACGACGACGACGTCGATCCCGAGGAGATGGCCCGCCTGTTGGACTTGTACGACCAGAGCTTCCGGAATATTTCTGAAGGCGAGGTCGTCAAGGGCACGGTCCTCAAGGTGACCGCGTCGGAAGTCATCGTTGATGTCGGCTACAAGTCGGAGGGGGTCATCGCGGTCGGGGAGTTCTTCGACGAGACCGGGCAGATCACCGTCCAGCCCGGCGATCTGGTCGACGTGCTGCTCGAGCGGACTGAAGACAAGGACGGCTACGTCGTTCTTTCCCGCGAAAAAGCGGAAAAGATGAAGATCTGGGACGAGATCGAGAAGGCCTACGCGGATCGGAAGGTCGTCATCGGTCGCGTCATCGAGCGCATTAAGGGCGGTCTGGCCGTCGACATCGGCGTCCGGGCGTTTCTGCCCGGCTCGCAGGTCGACGTGCGCCCCGTCCGGAATCTGGATGCCCTGAAGAACCAGGAACTCCGGATGCGCGTCATCAAGGTCAACAAGAAGCGCGGGAACATCGTGTTGTCGCGCAAGGTCCTGCTCGAAGAAGAGAACGCCGAGAAGAAGAAGTACACGCTGGCGACGCTGGCCGAGGGCAAGGTGCTGCGCGGCACGGTGAAGAACATCACCGACTACGGCGCCTTCATCGACCTTGGCGGCATCGACGGCCTGCTCCATATCACGGACATGTCATGGGGGCGCGTGGGCCATCCGTCGGAGATCTTCAAGGTCAACGACGAAATCGACGTCATCGTGCTCAAGTACGACCCAACGACCGAGCGCGTGTCGCTGGGCCACAAGCAGCTGATGGCGGATCCGTGGAGCAACGTGACCGACCGGTACCCGGTCGGGGCGCGCATGTCGGGCAAGGTCGTGAGCCTGACCGACTACGGGGCCTTCATCGAGCTCGAACCGGGCGTCGAAGGCCTGATCCACGTGTCCGAGATGACGTGGAGCAAGCGCGTCAAGCATCCGTCGAAGATTCTCAACCAGGGCGACCCCGTCGAAGCCATGGTGCTCGGCGTGGATCCCAGTGCGCGGCGCATCTCGCTCGGCCTCAAGCAGATCGAGAGCAACCCGTGGCACGAGCTGGCCTCCAGGTACCCGGTGGGCGCGCGCATTGTTGGCAAGGTGCGCAACCTGACCGAGTTCGGCGCGTTCGTCGAGGTGGAAGAGGATATCGATGGCCTCATCCATATCTCGGACATGTCGTGGAGCAAGCGGATCAAGCACCCGTCTGAAGTGCTGAAGAAGGGCGACAAGGTCGAGGCGATCGTGCTGAACATCGACGCCGAGAACCAGCGGTTGTCGCTCGGGCTGAAGCAGCTCGCCACCGACATCTGGGACGAGTTCTTCTCGCAGCATCAGGTGGGCGACACGATTGACGGCAAGGTGGTCCGGATGACCAACTTCGGCGCGTTCGTGGAACTGGCCGAGGGGATCGAGGGCCTGATCCATGTGTCCGAGTTCGACGATCAGCTGGAAGAGAAGATCGAACTCGAGGTGGAGAAGACCTACCCGATGAAGATCATCAAGCTGAGTCCGTCGGAGCGGAAGATCGGCTTGAGCATCCGCGCGATGAGGTTGGACCAGGATCGCGCCGATTGGGCCACGTATTCCGACAGCACCGGAAAACCGCAGGCCACCCTGGCAGATCACTTCCGCCTGCAGCAGCGGGACGAGAAGTAG
- the cmk gene encoding (d)CMP kinase, which produces MIIAIDGPSGVGKGTVAREVASVLGIRHVDTGAMYRAVAWRAEQLGLPLDDEDQIARLAAIATIDIDGSDIRIDAADASRAIRTPEIDRATTRVARLPRVREALVARQRAMAEPDGVVMEGRDIGTVVFPNADVKIYLDASPEERARRRAHDPAHTSSQTQVLADIAQAMQRRDENDRTRQASPLTVAIDATTIDTTNLPIQQVVERVLVIVRAKQTSAVRQSSSEK; this is translated from the coding sequence ATGATCATCGCGATTGACGGTCCCTCAGGTGTAGGCAAAGGCACGGTGGCGCGGGAGGTCGCGTCCGTGCTTGGGATTCGCCACGTTGACACGGGCGCGATGTATCGCGCGGTGGCCTGGCGCGCCGAGCAACTGGGGCTGCCTCTTGATGACGAAGATCAGATCGCACGGCTGGCGGCGATCGCGACGATCGACATCGATGGCAGCGACATCCGGATCGATGCCGCTGATGCGTCTCGCGCGATTCGTACGCCGGAGATCGACCGGGCGACCACGCGCGTGGCGCGACTGCCTCGCGTGCGCGAAGCCCTGGTCGCCAGGCAGCGGGCGATGGCGGAACCGGACGGCGTCGTGATGGAGGGGCGCGATATCGGGACGGTGGTGTTTCCGAACGCCGACGTCAAAATCTATCTGGATGCGTCTCCGGAAGAGCGGGCGCGGCGCCGGGCGCACGACCCGGCCCACACGTCCAGCCAGACACAGGTGCTGGCCGACATCGCCCAGGCGATGCAGCGGCGTGACGAGAACGACCGGACCAGGCAAGCCTCGCCGCTCACTGTGGCAATAGATGCGACCACGATCGACACGACGAATCTCCCGATCCAACAAGTCGTTGAGCGCGTGTTGGTTATCGTCAGAGCGAAGCAGACATCCGCCGTCCGTCAGTCGTCCTCCGAAAAGTGA
- the scpB gene encoding SMC-Scp complex subunit ScpB, with amino-acid sequence MEELKAIVEALIFASPEPLTLKALCKVLASEPNEDVQRALEALKLDYEQPGGLQLIEIAGGMQIVTRTDLNEWVRRLFHERKTTKLSVQALETLAVIAYRQPVTSTEIAEIRGVNTSGVLATLMERKLVKIAGRKQVVGRPFLYATTREFLMRFGLNDLGDLPKVEDMADLLGFDLATALSEPMPADQMLPLEVPGDEAVETTSPPDGMPPDEMTPAEDPAADPVEAAEKGEEKVH; translated from the coding sequence ATGGAGGAACTCAAGGCCATCGTCGAAGCGCTGATCTTCGCGTCGCCAGAGCCGCTGACGTTGAAGGCGCTGTGCAAGGTGCTGGCGAGCGAGCCGAATGAGGACGTTCAGCGGGCGCTCGAGGCGCTCAAGCTCGACTACGAGCAACCTGGTGGGCTTCAACTGATCGAGATTGCGGGCGGGATGCAGATCGTCACCAGAACGGATCTGAATGAGTGGGTCCGGAGACTGTTCCACGAACGCAAAACCACCAAGCTGTCGGTGCAAGCGCTCGAAACGCTCGCCGTCATCGCGTATCGCCAGCCGGTGACTTCGACCGAGATTGCCGAGATTCGAGGCGTGAACACGTCGGGCGTGCTGGCGACGCTGATGGAGCGCAAGCTGGTGAAGATCGCCGGGCGCAAGCAGGTGGTGGGGCGCCCGTTCCTCTACGCGACGACCCGCGAATTCCTGATGCGGTTCGGGCTCAACGACCTCGGCGACCTCCCGAAGGTCGAGGATATGGCCGACCTGCTCGGCTTCGATCTGGCGACGGCGCTTTCCGAGCCGATGCCGGCCGATCAGATGCTCCCGCTGGAGGTGCCTGGCGACGAGGCCGTCGAGACGACGTCGCCGCCGGACGGGATGCCGCCGGACGAGATGACGCCGGCGGAAGACCCGGCGGCGGACCCTGTGGAGGCCGCTGAGAAGGGCGAGGAGAAGGTGCACTGA